Proteins found in one Pyrus communis chromosome 15, drPyrComm1.1, whole genome shotgun sequence genomic segment:
- the LOC137716742 gene encoding protein GLUTAMINE DUMPER 3-like has translation MRTVIAFSTAIPAAKSPPESSLQPTPTTMGQQQRSPWHSPVPYLFGGLAAMLCLIAFALLILACSYWKLSSRLEDREGGEGDLESGDDEKGDRSNKPVKVFEEKILVIMAGNENPTFLATPVSVCSKAATFGGGDEKMVDGQGMSKDGENEEISEKVKDEMGSHDHEEPENIRNQDDVSETQPRRLQEEVQHENQ, from the coding sequence atgagaACTGTAATTGCCTTCTCTACTGCAATTCCGGCAGCGAAATCTCCACCGGAATCATCACTGCAGCCAACTCCTACAACCATGGGGCAGCAGCAGCGCTCGCCGTGGCACTCTCCGGTGCCCTACCTCTTCGGAGGCCTGGCGGCGATGTTGTGTCTGATTGCTTTTGCTCTGTTGATCCTGGCATGCTCTTACTGGAAGCTTTCGAGTCGGCTGGAGGACAGAGAAGGCGGCGAGGGTGACTTGGAGAGCGGCGACGACGAGAAAGGCGACAGGTCGAATAAACCAGTGAAGGTGTTCGAGGAGAAGATTTTGGTTATCATGGCGGGGAATGAGAACCCAACTTTCTTAGCCACGCCGGTTTCGGTTTGCTCGAAAGCTGCTACTTTCGGCGGTGGCGATGAGAAGATGGTGGACGGTCAGGGCATGAGTAAAGACGGAGAGAACGAGGAGATTTCTGAGAAAGTGAAAGACGAAATGGGGTCCCATGATCACGAAGAACCCGAAAATATTCGAAACCAAGACGATGTATCGGAGACTCAACCGAGGAGATTACAAGAAGAAGTCCAACATGAAAACCAGTGA